One window of the Paenarthrobacter ureafaciens genome contains the following:
- a CDS encoding Lrp/AsnC family transcriptional regulator, translated as MSSAAKNVRSSPGNAEPLDAIDERILAALVEDARISNKQLAELVGIAPSTALMRTRALSERGIIEGFEAVLSLPAIGRSVQALIAVRLRAHDRDQIDRFTARVPKLPAVISTFHTTGSVDYLLHIAVANTDDLRNWLLDNLATDPVVGHTETTMVFQHIPGNRGPLPG; from the coding sequence GTGAGCAGCGCCGCGAAGAATGTTCGATCCAGCCCGGGTAACGCGGAGCCGCTGGACGCTATCGACGAGCGAATCCTTGCCGCCCTGGTGGAGGACGCCCGCATCTCCAACAAACAACTGGCCGAACTGGTGGGCATAGCCCCTTCCACGGCGCTGATGCGGACCCGGGCTTTGTCAGAGCGCGGCATCATCGAAGGGTTCGAGGCCGTGCTGAGCCTGCCCGCAATCGGCCGTTCGGTCCAAGCACTCATCGCCGTGCGCCTCCGCGCCCACGACCGCGATCAGATCGACCGCTTTACCGCCCGTGTGCCCAAGCTGCCGGCAGTGATTTCCACGTTCCACACCACGGGTTCCGTCGACTACCTGCTGCACATCGCCGTCGCCAATACGGACGATCTCCGCAACTGGCTTCTGGACAATCTGGCCACCGACCCCGTAGTGGGCCATACGGAAACAACCATGGTTTTCCAGCACATCCCGGGCAACCGGGGTC